One part of the Moraxella sp. FZFQ2102 genome encodes these proteins:
- a CDS encoding alpha/beta hydrolase: MLKSVIAQHNPNNLPITHAVIWLHGLGASGHDFEPIVPELGLSGDVGVRFIFPHAPQIPVTINGGYIMPAWYDILEMTLDRKVDVAQIAASADAINVLIDEQINAGIDSQNIIIAGFSQGGAVAYHTVLTNTRKLGGLLALSTYFATSNEISSVGINQDIAVKIDHGDFDDIVPPVLGARAKASLETLGLSPTLSTYPMAHQVCLAQIKAIGQWMNELFAKP; the protein is encoded by the coding sequence ATGCTAAAAAGTGTCATCGCCCAGCACAACCCAAATAACTTACCCATCACTCATGCGGTGATTTGGCTACATGGCTTGGGAGCGAGTGGTCATGATTTTGAGCCGATTGTCCCTGAGCTTGGCTTATCAGGTGATGTGGGTGTGCGATTTATTTTTCCGCACGCACCACAGATTCCTGTGACGATTAATGGTGGCTATATCATGCCGGCGTGGTATGACATCCTTGAGATGACGCTCGATCGCAAGGTGGATGTCGCCCAAATCGCTGCATCGGCAGATGCCATCAATGTGCTGATTGATGAGCAAATCAACGCAGGCATCGATAGCCAAAACATCATCATTGCAGGCTTTTCGCAAGGTGGGGCGGTGGCGTATCACACTGTCTTGACCAATACTCGCAAGCTTGGCGGATTGCTTGCTTTATCGACTTATTTTGCCACCAGCAATGAAATCTCAAGCGTCGGCATCAACCAAGACATCGCTGTCAAAATCGATCATGGTGACTTTGATGACATCGTCCCGCCTGTACTTGGTGCACGAGCCAAAGCATCGCTAGAAACGCTTGGGCTATCCCCGACGCTATCGACTTATCCAATGGCGCATCAGGTGTGCCTAGCGCAGATCAAGGCGATTGGTCAATGGATGAATGAGTTATTTGCCAAGCCTTGA
- the asd gene encoding aspartate-semialdehyde dehydrogenase — protein sequence MVVGLVGWRGMVGSVLMARMIEEGDFAHITPVFFSTSNAGGKAPDFGVDAGTLKDANDITELAKCDTIITCQGGDYTKAVHGKLRDSGWNGYWIDAASSLRMEDDAIIILDPVNRDVIDAALANGKKDFIGGNCTVSLMLMAIGELFRRGWVEWVSAMTYQAASGAGANNMRELISGMGVLRDSVADKLADPASAILEIDKTIADTQRSDSFPKQHFGAVLAGSLIPYIDSQLENGQSREEWKGQAETNKILGKSGDDLINIDGICVRIGAMRCHSQALTIKLTKDIPLEEIEAALRESDNPWLDVVENDKPASMERLTPVAVTGTLNVAVGRLRKMNMGGEYLTAFTVGDQLLWGAAEPLRRMLAILQGRI from the coding sequence ATGGTAGTTGGTCTGGTTGGCTGGCGTGGTATGGTTGGCTCTGTACTGATGGCTCGCATGATTGAAGAAGGCGATTTTGCACACATTACGCCTGTATTCTTTTCAACGAGTAACGCTGGTGGCAAAGCCCCTGACTTTGGCGTGGATGCAGGCACTTTAAAAGATGCTAATGACATCACAGAGCTTGCCAAATGCGATACCATCATCACCTGCCAAGGTGGCGACTACACCAAAGCTGTACATGGCAAACTGCGTGACAGCGGTTGGAATGGCTACTGGATTGATGCAGCTAGCTCGCTACGCATGGAAGATGATGCCATCATCATCCTAGATCCTGTCAATCGTGATGTGATTGATGCCGCCCTTGCCAATGGCAAAAAAGACTTCATCGGTGGCAACTGCACCGTCAGCCTAATGCTGATGGCCATCGGTGAGCTATTCCGCCGCGGCTGGGTAGAATGGGTATCAGCGATGACTTATCAAGCTGCATCAGGTGCTGGTGCCAACAATATGCGTGAACTCATCAGCGGTATGGGCGTATTGCGTGATTCGGTCGCTGATAAGCTTGCCGACCCTGCTTCTGCCATCCTTGAGATCGATAAGACCATCGCCGATACACAGCGTAGTGACAGCTTCCCAAAACAGCATTTCGGTGCGGTCTTGGCAGGCAGTCTAATCCCGTACATCGACAGCCAGCTTGAGAATGGTCAATCTCGTGAAGAATGGAAAGGTCAAGCCGAAACGAATAAAATCCTTGGCAAATCAGGCGATGATCTGATCAACATCGATGGTATCTGCGTGCGTATCGGTGCGATGCGTTGCCACAGCCAAGCATTGACCATCAAGCTAACAAAAGACATTCCACTAGAAGAAATCGAAGCCGCCTTGCGTGAAAGCGACAATCCATGGCTGGATGTCGTCGAAAATGACAAACCTGCCAGCATGGAACGTCTAACCCCTGTCGCTGTCACAGGCACGCTCAATGTCGCTGTTGGTCGTCTGCGTAAGATGAACATGGGTGGCGAGTATCTGACTGCGTTCACCGTCGGTGATCAGCTACTATGGGGTGCTGCCGAGCCACTACGCCGTATGTTGGCCATCCTACAAGGTCGCATCTAA
- a CDS encoding neutral zinc metallopeptidase, producing MQWRGRRQSSNIEDRRGGGAKKAGGISIVGLIIALILWQVFGISPETTLGVTQQIQNANTPATAPTTETADMAESREFVATVLADTEEVWTPIFNQLGKTYQAPTLVLFSGAVQSACGSATSASGPFYCPADQKVYLDTGFFRDMRTQMDIGGEQNNTELTRNDQAGDFAQAYVIAHEVGHHVQTLLGISSQVRQAQAQASTAAANNLSVRQELQADCFAGLWARHNHERTQFLQQGDIEEALDAAEKIGDDYLQHKAQGHAVPDSFTHGTSAQRKQWFYRGFETGDIKQCDTFATRNI from the coding sequence ATGCAGTGGCGTGGTCGCAGACAAAGTAGCAATATCGAAGACAGACGCGGTGGTGGTGCCAAAAAAGCAGGCGGTATCAGTATCGTCGGTCTGATTATTGCGCTGATTTTATGGCAAGTATTTGGCATCAGCCCCGAGACCACGCTAGGCGTCACTCAGCAAATCCAAAATGCCAACACGCCTGCCACTGCCCCTACTACCGAAACGGCGGACATGGCAGAATCTCGTGAATTTGTGGCAACGGTGCTTGCCGATACCGAAGAAGTCTGGACGCCGATTTTTAATCAGCTTGGCAAGACTTATCAAGCACCGACCCTTGTGCTATTTAGCGGTGCGGTGCAATCTGCGTGTGGTTCGGCGACTTCTGCTAGCGGGCCATTTTATTGCCCTGCTGACCAAAAGGTGTATTTGGACACGGGATTTTTTCGTGATATGCGCACCCAAATGGACATCGGCGGTGAACAAAACAACACTGAACTGACTCGCAATGACCAAGCAGGCGACTTCGCCCAAGCCTATGTCATCGCCCACGAAGTCGGTCATCATGTGCAAACCTTGCTAGGCATCTCAAGCCAAGTCCGCCAAGCACAAGCACAGGCAAGCACTGCTGCCGCCAACAACCTATCTGTCCGCCAAGAGCTACAAGCCGACTGCTTTGCTGGGCTATGGGCACGCCACAATCACGAACGCACGCAGTTCCTACAACAAGGTGACATCGAAGAAGCGCTAGATGCCGCCGAAAAAATCGGTGATGACTACCTACAACACAAGGCACAAGGTCATGCCGTCCCTGACAGCTTCACGCATGGCACGAGCGCACAGCGTAAGCAGTGGTTCTATCGTGGCTTTGAAACTGGTGATATTAAACAGTGTGATACCTTTGCCACACGCAATATTTGA
- the rpmG gene encoding 50S ribosomal protein L33: protein MRDKIKLVSTAGTGYFYTTTKNKRTMPGKMEIKKFDPKVRQHVLFKEAKIK from the coding sequence ATGAGAGATAAAATTAAACTAGTTTCTACCGCTGGTACTGGTTATTTCTACACCACTACTAAGAACAAGCGTACCATGCCTGGCAAAATGGAAATCAAAAAGTTTGATCCAAAAGTTCGCCAACATGTTCTATTCAAAGAAGCAAAAATCAAATAA
- the truA gene encoding tRNA pseudouridine(38-40) synthase TruA, which produces MTQDTQTAQNRAQVYAVGIEFIGTNYRGWQRQIDAIGVQAVIENALSKIANEPIELIAAGRTDAGVHAGNMVAHFTTHAHRPVYNWLRGVNSMLPDDIALRWMVPMPDDFHARFSAIARRYRYITLNQPYRPAILRHQVTHEYAPLDIDKMIQASKLLVGTHDFTSFRAAACQSNQPVRTVSHAELFTHGAYLVLDIQADGFLHHMVRNIMGALFAIGRGEMAVDELLPLIHAKDRTLAPPTASADGLYFINAYYPEHLQSLLPDMPLTPLWLNLPK; this is translated from the coding sequence ATGACACAAGACACCCAAACCGCCCAAAACCGTGCGCAGGTCTATGCCGTCGGTATCGAGTTCATCGGGACGAACTATCGTGGCTGGCAACGCCAAATCGATGCCATCGGCGTCCAAGCCGTCATCGAAAATGCCCTATCCAAGATCGCCAACGAACCCATCGAACTCATCGCCGCAGGTCGCACTGATGCTGGCGTCCATGCTGGCAATATGGTAGCGCATTTCACCACGCACGCTCATCGCCCTGTCTATAACTGGCTGCGTGGCGTCAATAGTATGCTGCCTGATGACATCGCTCTGCGCTGGATGGTGCCGATGCCAGATGATTTTCATGCCCGCTTTAGCGCCATCGCGCGTCGCTATCGCTACATCACGCTCAATCAGCCCTATCGCCCCGCCATCTTACGCCATCAGGTGACACATGAATATGCACCGCTTGATATTGATAAGATGATACAGGCAAGCAAGCTTTTGGTCGGTACACATGATTTTACAAGTTTTCGTGCGGCAGCTTGCCAATCCAATCAACCTGTACGCACAGTCAGCCATGCCGAGCTGTTCACGCATGGGGCGTATCTCGTGCTTGACATCCAAGCCGATGGTTTTTTGCACCATATGGTGCGTAACATCATGGGCGCACTGTTTGCCATCGGTCGTGGTGAGATGGCGGTGGATGAGCTATTACCCCTAATTCATGCCAAAGATCGCACGCTTGCCCCACCGACCGCATCGGCTGATGGCTTATATTTTATCAATGCCTATTATCCAGAGCATTTGCAATCCTTACTGCCTGATATGCCATTGACACCACTTTGGCTAAATTTACCAAAATAA
- a CDS encoding triacylglycerol lipase: MNTPLTILIHGLHLNPWYMKPLAKKLENHGLPTFCYGYKSLSQPIAINSQGLHEYLLANHHPTQPINLVGHSLGGLVIRHFLTHYPMWQVHHCVTLGTPHQGSQTAHYARRYLPSLVRHAYTGALDGTCPLPPTGAKIGVIAGNRPVGLGVPLLALHHHRHRHSIADKRHDGTVLLSETVLDHATDYLILPVSHSGLLTDKTAAMQTLHFLQHGQFNHA, from the coding sequence ATGAACACGCCCTTAACCATTCTCATTCATGGACTGCATCTCAATCCGTGGTATATGAAACCGCTCGCCAAAAAGCTTGAAAACCATGGCTTGCCAACCTTTTGCTATGGCTACAAAAGTCTAAGTCAGCCCATCGCAATCAACAGCCAAGGACTGCACGAGTATCTGCTTGCCAATCATCATCCCACTCAGCCCATCAATCTGGTTGGGCATAGCCTAGGCGGTCTTGTGATACGGCATTTTTTGACGCATTATCCGATGTGGCAAGTGCATCACTGTGTCACACTTGGCACGCCGCATCAAGGTAGTCAGACAGCACACTATGCACGCAGATATCTGCCTTCATTGGTCAGACACGCCTACACAGGTGCACTCGATGGCACTTGTCCACTACCGCCGACTGGTGCCAAAATTGGTGTCATTGCCGGCAACCGACCTGTCGGTCTAGGTGTGCCATTATTGGCGCTACATCATCATCGCCACAGACACAGCATAGCTGATAAGCGTCATGATGGTACGGTACTACTGTCTGAAACTGTCCTTGACCATGCGACGGATTATTTGATTTTACCCGTCAGTCATTCAGGACTGCTGACTGATAAGACAGCGGCAATGCAGACGCTACATTTTTTGCAACATGGTCAATTTAATCATGCTTAA
- the rpmB gene encoding 50S ribosomal protein L28, which produces MSRVCQVTGKRPQVGNNVSHANNKTRRRFLPNLHNHRFWVESENRFVRLRVSSKGMRIIDKHGIDKVLADLRAQGQKI; this is translated from the coding sequence ATGTCTCGAGTCTGTCAAGTGACTGGAAAACGCCCACAAGTGGGTAACAATGTATCACACGCGAACAACAAAACTCGCCGTCGTTTCCTGCCAAACCTACACAACCATCGTTTTTGGGTAGAGTCTGAGAACCGTTTTGTTCGTCTACGCGTTTCATCTAAAGGTATGCGTATCATTGACAAGCATGGCATCGACAAAGTGCTTGCTGACCTACGCGCCCAAGGTCAAAAAATCTAA
- a CDS encoding ATP-binding protein, which produces MTLPNELIDLLTQYLSERTTQPISIDADVLAYRWVGGLHGKLVPIDVSFGGDLADLLGIDTQKDKLIANTEQFLARLPANHVLMTGTRGAGKSSLIRALLKAYHHKGLRIIEVARDDLLHLDKIRQAIKTAAKNGNPNRYIIYCDDLAFNAQDENYRTLKSVLDGALDSEQNNLLVYATSNRRHLLPQLMKDNVSIYNGQTDEVNPYETIDETVSLSDRFGIWLSFYPMNQALYLDIVKHLLAKHGISYNDITEAEALKWASTRGGRSGRVAYQFSQHWVGMTGLNQRWKTDI; this is translated from the coding sequence ATGACTTTGCCAAATGAACTCATCGACCTACTAACCCAATACCTAAGCGAGCGTACCACACAGCCTATTAGCATCGATGCTGATGTGCTTGCCTATCGCTGGGTGGGTGGTCTGCATGGCAAGCTTGTACCGATTGATGTCAGCTTCGGTGGGGATTTGGCGGATTTGCTTGGTATTGACACCCAAAAAGACAAACTCATCGCCAACACCGAGCAGTTCTTGGCTCGCCTGCCTGCCAACCATGTGCTGATGACAGGCACTCGTGGCGCAGGCAAATCATCGCTGATTCGTGCCCTGCTCAAAGCCTATCATCACAAGGGCTTACGCATCATCGAAGTGGCTCGTGATGATTTATTACACCTTGATAAAATTCGCCAAGCCATCAAAACTGCCGCCAAGAATGGCAATCCCAATCGCTACATCATCTACTGTGATGATTTGGCATTCAACGCCCAAGATGAAAATTACCGCACCCTAAAAAGCGTGCTCGATGGCGCACTTGACAGCGAACAAAATAACCTGCTCGTCTATGCCACCAGTAACCGCCGCCATCTACTGCCACAGCTGATGAAAGACAATGTCAGCATCTATAATGGTCAGACCGATGAAGTCAATCCCTATGAGACCATCGATGAGACGGTATCGCTGTCAGACCGCTTTGGGATTTGGCTGTCGTTTTATCCGATGAATCAAGCGCTGTATCTGGACATCGTCAAGCACCTACTTGCCAAGCATGGCATCAGCTATAATGATATCACCGAAGCCGAAGCGCTCAAATGGGCAAGCACTCGGGGCGGTCGCTCGGGGCGTGTGGCGTATCAATTTAGCCAACATTGGGTAGGGATGACTGGGCTAAACCAAAGATGGAAGACTGATATATGA
- the infA gene encoding translation initiation factor IF-1 → MAKKDDIIEFEGEVIDTLPNTLFKVRLDNGHEIIAHISGKMRKHYIRILTGDKVKVEMTPYDLSKGRITYRGK, encoded by the coding sequence ATGGCAAAAAAAGACGACATCATCGAATTTGAAGGCGAAGTAATCGACACTTTGCCAAACACCCTGTTCAAAGTCCGCCTAGATAACGGACACGAAATCATCGCTCACATCTCAGGTAAGATGCGTAAGCACTACATCCGCATCCTAACTGGTGACAAGGTTAAGGTTGAGATGACACCGTATGATTTGAGCAAGGGTCGCATCACTTATCGTGGTAAATAA
- a CDS encoding aspartate kinase encodes MALIVQKYGGTSMGNISRIKNVAQRVKRWHDNGHQVVVVVSAMSGETNRLIGLAREITTDPDPREYDQMVCTGEQVSISLLSMALQSIGVEAKSMTGGQVAIRTDDTHTKARIQSIDSDAIMNELNAGRVVVVAGFQGINELGDVTTLGRGGSDTTGVALAAALKADECQIYTDVDGVYTTDPRVTSKAKKLSKITFEEMIEMASLGSKVLQIRSVEFAGKYQVPLRVLSSFDESADGVFDDNFKQNVGTLITIDEGDDMERAVISGIAFNRDEAKIVVRGVPDRPGIASAILSPVSSANIEIDMIIQNASQEGYTDFSFTVQRGDYEKTLKILNERVKDEIGATEVFGANDVVKVSIVGVGMRSHAGVASKMFDTLASNNINLQMISTSEIKVSVLIQEQHLEKAVKELHTAFGLDRQDGESKVAGL; translated from the coding sequence ATGGCACTAATCGTACAAAAATACGGCGGCACTTCGATGGGTAACATCAGCCGCATCAAAAATGTCGCTCAGCGTGTCAAACGCTGGCACGACAATGGTCATCAAGTCGTTGTGGTCGTCTCAGCAATGAGTGGCGAAACCAACCGACTGATCGGTCTGGCGCGTGAAATTACCACCGACCCAGATCCGCGCGAATACGACCAAATGGTCTGCACTGGTGAGCAAGTTTCGATTTCTCTGCTGTCGATGGCATTGCAATCGATTGGCGTTGAAGCCAAATCGATGACAGGTGGTCAAGTTGCCATTCGCACGGATGATACTCATACCAAAGCTCGCATCCAAAGCATCGATTCTGATGCCATCATGAACGAGCTAAATGCAGGTCGCGTCGTCGTCGTGGCAGGCTTCCAAGGTATCAATGAACTTGGCGATGTCACCACGCTTGGTCGTGGCGGCTCTGATACCACAGGCGTCGCCCTAGCTGCTGCACTAAAAGCAGACGAATGCCAAATCTATACCGATGTCGATGGCGTCTATACCACCGATCCACGCGTCACATCTAAGGCCAAAAAGCTATCGAAAATCACTTTTGAAGAGATGATCGAGATGGCAAGTCTAGGCTCAAAAGTCCTACAAATCCGCTCTGTAGAATTTGCAGGCAAATACCAAGTCCCACTGCGCGTTTTGTCAAGCTTTGACGAATCAGCAGACGGCGTCTTTGATGACAACTTTAAACAAAATGTCGGCACACTAATCACGATTGATGAAGGAGATGATATGGAGCGTGCAGTAATTTCTGGTATCGCATTCAACCGCGATGAAGCAAAAATCGTCGTGCGTGGCGTGCCTGACCGTCCTGGTATCGCATCGGCCATCCTAAGCCCAGTGAGCTCTGCCAATATCGAAATCGATATGATCATCCAAAACGCATCACAAGAAGGCTATACCGATTTTAGCTTCACCGTGCAGCGTGGCGACTACGAAAAAACCCTAAAAATCCTAAACGAGCGCGTGAAAGACGAGATCGGGGCAACCGAAGTATTTGGCGCTAATGATGTGGTCAAGGTCTCTATCGTGGGCGTTGGTATGCGCTCGCACGCAGGCGTGGCAAGCAAAATGTTTGACACCCTAGCAAGCAACAACATCAACCTACAGATGATCTCTACCAGCGAAATCAAGGTCTCTGTTCTAATCCAAGAGCAGCACCTAGAAAAAGCCGTCAAAGAGTTACACACTGCTTTTGGTCTGGATCGTCAAGATGGCGAAAGTAAAGTTGCTGGTCTATAA
- a CDS encoding HopJ type III effector protein has product MKATEISHLLAGVANESLAFADVLAFIEQHYTYTPVEFVNGDVTNPAGTNEGSAKVFSLAKLHGLNQIDTLSLFAEHYRAVLATPDGTDHANIRNFMHYGWHGFGLPTNALTPKA; this is encoded by the coding sequence ATGAAAGCTACTGAAATCTCACACTTATTGGCTGGCGTCGCTAATGAAAGCTTAGCCTTTGCTGATGTGCTTGCGTTTATTGAGCAGCACTACACTTACACGCCTGTAGAATTTGTCAATGGTGATGTGACTAACCCTGCTGGCACTAATGAAGGCAGCGCTAAAGTATTTAGCTTGGCTAAACTGCATGGCTTAAACCAAATCGACACCCTAAGCCTATTTGCCGAGCATTACCGCGCGGTACTTGCCACACCAGATGGTACAGATCACGCCAATATTCGTAACTTCATGCACTACGGTTGGCACGGTTTTGGTCTGCCGACCAATGCTTTGACGCCAAAAGCTTAA
- a CDS encoding L-lactate permease translates to MIALLLLPILISLFTMLVLHKSSQTAGIVGIITALFLAVTVDGLRLDTAIIHASVVNKLILSLTAFCVILPGLTLGVLLDEYRYNARIRDFLAALPIDAHHKVLILLFGLLPAIESITGFGVSLILAVPLFFSLYHATTAAQLSMLSMNIISWGTLGLSTMVGSKLAGMDAPTLGVMTAYFVPLYLLLFSMTAFKLLKQSRLNLGEIGFCALLIAVFGTALYFANRYNQVELAGVVAGFISFVVFCAYFLIKNKQSLAKTTRTFLIVMMPYLLVVVFVIAIKLLVYAMPNLLELGTLHGHGVNFVLFASPCLAIILTILSIAARHRHYRIHLPIAKSIKACATLFIFILLAQLMGFAGFISALIASLDGVGGLWLYVLILPIFAMLSGFVTGSNLGGNALLMDISVQLGDKFGHDLLFAAIQNAGAGFAVFTSMPLIILICTIASQNNIDGALDEKSLLSFGLKLLLGVYASIIATAAVLLLIT, encoded by the coding sequence ATGATCGCCCTATTGCTCTTGCCGATTTTAATCAGTCTATTCACCATGCTCGTGCTGCACAAATCCAGCCAAACCGCGGGCATTGTCGGTATCATAACCGCCCTATTCTTAGCGGTCACGGTCGATGGCTTGCGGCTGGACACAGCCATCATACACGCATCTGTGGTTAATAAGCTGATTTTATCTTTGACGGCATTTTGTGTGATTTTACCTGGTTTGACATTGGGCGTGCTGCTCGATGAATATCGCTATAATGCTAGAATCCGTGATTTTTTGGCGGCATTGCCGATTGATGCGCATCACAAGGTGCTGATTTTGTTATTTGGGCTATTGCCTGCCATTGAGTCGATCACAGGCTTTGGCGTCTCGCTGATTTTGGCTGTGCCGCTGTTTTTCTCGCTGTATCACGCCACGACCGCCGCACAGCTGTCGATGCTGAGCATGAATATCATCTCATGGGGAACGCTTGGGCTATCGACCATGGTTGGCAGTAAATTGGCAGGCATGGACGCGCCGACTTTGGGCGTGATGACGGCGTATTTTGTGCCGCTGTATCTACTGCTGTTTAGCATGACCGCCTTTAAACTCCTAAAACAATCTCGCCTAAACCTTGGTGAAATCGGCTTTTGTGCGCTACTCATCGCAGTATTTGGCACGGCGTTGTACTTTGCCAATCGCTACAATCAAGTGGAGCTGGCTGGCGTGGTCGCAGGCTTTATCAGCTTTGTGGTGTTTTGTGCTTATTTTTTAATCAAAAATAAGCAATCCCTTGCCAAAACCACACGCACTTTTCTCATCGTCATGATGCCGTATCTACTCGTGGTCGTGTTTGTCATCGCCATCAAGCTATTGGTATATGCGATGCCTAATCTGCTAGAACTTGGCACGCTGCATGGTCATGGCGTGAATTTTGTGCTGTTTGCCAGTCCTTGTCTTGCCATCATTTTGACCATCTTAAGCATCGCGGCTCGCCATCGTCATTATCGCATTCATCTGCCGATCGCCAAGAGCATCAAGGCGTGCGCGACTTTGTTTATCTTTATTTTGCTCGCGCAATTGATGGGCTTTGCAGGGTTTATCTCAGCATTGATCGCAAGCCTTGACGGTGTCGGCGGGTTGTGGCTGTATGTGCTGATTTTGCCGATTTTTGCGATGCTAAGCGGCTTTGTGACAGGCTCAAACCTCGGCGGCAATGCGCTATTGATGGACATCAGCGTGCAGCTTGGGGATAAATTTGGGCATGATTTGCTGTTTGCCGCGATCCAAAATGCTGGCGCAGGCTTTGCGGTATTTACATCTATGCCACTGATTATTTTGATCTGTACCATCGCAAGCCAAAATAATATCGATGGCGCATTGGATGAAAAAAGTCTATTAAGCTTCGGACTAAAGCTACTGCTTGGCGTGTATGCCAGCATCATCGCGACCGCGGCAGTGTTATTATTGATCACATAA
- a CDS encoding asparaginase domain-containing protein, whose protein sequence is MTTPIHLIYAGGTFGSHGTPLSPLLADVFLPILTERLAEQNYHIRVLDNDVIKDSSTLTPTEFVHFYRIILDAYATGVRRFVLLTGTDTLSFLAAFLAHALADLPDISLVITGSMQPLFIPELADYQINKDSDAWTNLSDALGVASKHTGVYVQFYHKSLIANNTQKINSQIHDAFDGVVATFDNANHHAVPSTAIEHKTSELANLQTRASTTHIHAIYALPNATDILAQSISQAAANACAIILIGYGAGNLPSSPAIIHAIDDAIARGVRIICTTMCPFGGTNSNYAAGAWQYEHGVWAAGTLSIAGIYGQALWLSLNDKLSDAHWMITP, encoded by the coding sequence ATGACCACACCCATTCATCTGATTTATGCAGGCGGTACTTTTGGTAGTCATGGCACGCCGTTATCACCCTTGCTTGCCGATGTGTTTTTGCCGATTTTGACCGAGCGTTTGGCTGAGCAAAATTATCACATTCGCGTGCTTGATAATGATGTCATCAAAGATTCTAGCACCTTGACACCGACAGAGTTTGTGCATTTTTATCGCATTATCCTTGATGCCTATGCTACTGGCGTGCGTCGATTTGTACTATTGACAGGGACGGATACGCTCAGCTTTTTGGCGGCATTTTTGGCACACGCTTTGGCGGATTTGCCTGATATTAGCCTTGTGATTACAGGCAGTATGCAGCCATTATTCATCCCTGAGCTTGCCGATTATCAGATTAATAAAGACAGTGATGCATGGACGAATCTTAGCGACGCACTTGGCGTAGCGTCAAAGCACACGGGTGTCTATGTGCAGTTTTATCATAAGAGCCTAATTGCCAATAATACCCAAAAAATCAACAGCCAAATCCATGATGCGTTTGATGGTGTGGTGGCAACTTTTGATAATGCCAATCATCATGCAGTGCCAAGCACAGCGATTGAACACAAAACAAGCGAGCTTGCCAATTTACAAACCCGTGCAAGCACCACCCACATCCATGCCATCTACGCCCTGCCCAATGCCACCGACATTTTGGCACAGTCCATCAGCCAAGCAGCCGCCAATGCGTGTGCCATCATCCTAATCGGCTACGGTGCAGGCAATCTGCCATCATCACCTGCCATCATCCATGCCATCGATGATGCCATCGCTCGTGGCGTGCGTATCATCTGCACGACGATGTGCCCATTTGGCGGTACGAACAGCAACTACGCAGCTGGCGCATGGCAATATGAGCATGGCGTCTGGGCAGCAGGGACGCTAAGTATCGCAGGTATCTATGGGCAGGCACTGTGGCTTAGCCTAAATGACAAGCTGTCTGATGCACACTGGATGATCACCCCATGA